A stretch of DNA from Microbacterium sp. LWS13-1.2:
ACGTAGTCGTCGCCCGACCGGATCGCACTGCTGGTGATGGCCGCGGCATCCGATCCGGCTCCCGGCTCGGTGAGGCAGTAGCTGCCGAAGCCCGACATCGAGGTGAGGAGCGGCAGCCACTCGCTGCGCTGCGCGTCACTGCCGTACGTGTCGATCATCCACACGACCATGTTGTGGATCGAGATGTAGGCGGCGATCGCGGGGTCGCCCTGCGCCAGCTCTTCGAAGATGGCGGCCGCATCCGAGCGCGACAGCCCCGATCCCCCGAGGTCGTCGCGGGCATAGATGCCGCCGAGCCCGAGCTCGCCGGCGCTGCGCAGCGTGTCGCGGGGGAAGAACGATTTCGCGTCCCACTCCAGCGCGTGCGGCGCCAACTCGTTCTGCGCGAACTCGCGGACGGCGTCGAGGATCGCGGCGCGCTCCTCGGTGGTCAGGCTCGAGGTCAGAGGGGTGATCGTGGACACCGTTGCTCCTTCAGAGATGCAGCACGCCCTCGCGGGGCATCCTGATCAACGCGATCGTGCCGGCATTGGCACCTCGATCATTTTACATGGACTTCCAACTATCTGTTAGGTGAACCATGGAACAACCGTCGGTCACGCTCGCCCGCCCCGTCGAAAGGGCGACTCCCGCAGGAGCCGCCCTTTCGTGATCGCGGATGCCGCCGCTCAGGCTCCGGCGGCCGGCTCCGCCTCGGGCCAGACCATGAACGGCCGCAGCTCGAGCTGTCCGTTGCGGGCCATCGGATGCCGCGACGCGATCTCGATCGCCTCCTCGAGGTCGTCGACCTCGAGGATGTCGAAGCCGCAGATGACCTCGGCCGTCTCGACGAACGGGCCACGAGCGGTGAGGACCTTACCGCCGCGGACCTTCACGACGGTGGACTCCGCCTGCGGGGCGAGCACTTCTCCGATGACGCGCTTGCCGCTGGCGTCGAGGGGATCGACCCACAGGTCGACGTCGGAGTCGTCCGCTTCGGTGTCGGGCTCGAGCGAGGTGACGACGAACATCATGTACTTCATGGTCTGATCCTTCCGTTGCGGGCGGGCGCTCGCCAGCCTCACTCCGGTCGTCGCGCGGGGCCGGACGATGTCGACAGTTCTCTCGAGAATCTTTTTCGGGCTCGGCTCGGCTCGGCTCGGCGCCGACTCCGACGGAGCGCGGACGCTCGCTCGCTCGCTCGCTCGACGAGCATCATCCTCTGGACGGACGACGATGAGACTCTGGAGGGACGCGGCAGGACGGGCGGTTCCGTAGCGTCGAAGCATGGCCAGCACCACATCGACCGTCCCGATCGCCCGCCGCCGCGAGTTGCCCACGGCGGCCGCGCTGCTGCTCACGATCGGCGGCAACATCCTCGTCCTCGCGATCTCCGCCGTCGCCGTGGCCGGTATCGCCGTCGCAGCGGTCGCCGTCTTCGGCCCCGGCATCCTCGACGCCCTCTGATCCCCTGTCGCCGGGCCGCCCCATCAGGCTAGCCTGCGTCTGTGAACGAGCGCGCCGTCCCGATCCTCCTCAGCCGTGACCTTCGTGAGACCCTCGCGTTCTTCGAGAGGCTGGGGTTCGAGAATCGCGGAGCGCCGCCCGAGGAGTGGGGCTACCTCATCATCGGCCGCGGCACCGC
This window harbors:
- a CDS encoding YciI family protein, with translation MKYMMFVVTSLEPDTEADDSDVDLWVDPLDASGKRVIGEVLAPQAESTVVKVRGGKVLTARGPFVETAEVICGFDILEVDDLEEAIEIASRHPMARNGQLELRPFMVWPEAEPAAGA